A single Candidatus Zymogenus saltonus DNA region contains:
- a CDS encoding 4-vinyl reductase has translation MAQEGMVSNITMRCSIDAITEILGENGCKIIFKGAGILDVFENPPPYDFNPCVTEGKRDKMIAEVADILGLEGALGVWRRIGFTGAKYAVEIGHVLDDKEGLEPDEKFLKALELWSLATSEGRIVMRDDGKADFDVFNCLTCINYKSKRPICATTAGALQYMSDWAYGEKKYIVREIKCKAMGDDTCYYTLTERD, from the coding sequence ATGGCCCAAGAGGGAATGGTCTCCAACATCACAATGAGATGCTCCATCGACGCCATAACCGAGATTTTGGGGGAGAACGGGTGCAAGATAATCTTCAAGGGAGCCGGCATCCTTGACGTATTCGAGAATCCTCCCCCCTATGATTTCAATCCCTGTGTCACCGAGGGCAAGAGGGACAAAATGATTGCGGAGGTCGCAGATATTCTGGGACTCGAGGGCGCCCTGGGCGTTTGGAGACGCATAGGATTTACCGGAGCCAAATACGCGGTGGAGATAGGACACGTCCTTGACGACAAGGAGGGACTCGAACCGGACGAGAAGTTCCTGAAGGCCCTCGAGCTGTGGAGCCTCGCCACCAGCGAGGGGAGAATAGTCATGCGCGACGACGGAAAGGCGGATTTTGACGTCTTCAACTGCCTTACCTGTATAAATTACAAATCCAAGAGGCCGATCTGCGCAACAACCGCGGGGGCGCTCCAATACATGTCGGACTGGGCCTACGGCGAGAAAAAGTATATAGTAAGGGAGATCAAGTGCAAGGCGATGGGGGACGATACCTGTTACTATACTTTGACGGAACGGGATTAG